One region of Halomicrobium sp. LC1Hm genomic DNA includes:
- a CDS encoding glycosyltransferase family 2 protein, which translates to MSCRGQATSGHNSDTASVSALSVVVVTYNEADRIETCLDAIFEACRQFEQTEVVLVDSRSTDETVSLAADYPVRVYRLPASADRTPGAGRYVGTQVTSADPVLFVDGDMIVEPSWVAAAAARLRSEPAVAGVDGCLNDASGRTERRVDTLRGVVLYDRSILASIGGFDPHLQALEDVELGFRLRNAGYHLVRLPTVAAAHPFGDGLPELRRRWRSGYYFGRGQVLRKWSRSPRMVSRVCHYSRLYAAMAGWTALGILATGSLGPVGLLAWCCVTAALIGVCLRLKGRTWVENKSISLVPVWAGALVGFLGPHPPPSAYPVGQVELVATPTERTSGAVGGIR; encoded by the coding sequence ATGAGCTGCCGGGGGCAGGCCACGAGCGGGCACAACAGCGACACAGCGTCCGTTTCCGCCCTCTCCGTGGTCGTCGTGACCTACAACGAGGCCGATCGTATCGAGACGTGTCTCGATGCGATCTTCGAGGCGTGTCGCCAGTTCGAACAGACCGAGGTCGTCCTCGTCGATTCGCGCTCGACCGACGAGACCGTCTCGCTGGCCGCCGACTATCCGGTCCGCGTCTACCGTCTCCCCGCGTCTGCCGACCGCACGCCCGGTGCTGGTCGATACGTCGGGACACAGGTCACGTCGGCTGACCCCGTGCTGTTCGTCGACGGCGACATGATCGTCGAGCCCTCGTGGGTCGCGGCCGCCGCGGCGCGGCTCCGGTCCGAGCCCGCGGTCGCCGGCGTCGACGGCTGTCTCAACGACGCCTCCGGACGGACCGAACGCCGCGTCGACACGCTGCGTGGCGTCGTACTGTACGACCGGTCGATCCTGGCGTCGATCGGCGGCTTCGACCCGCACCTGCAGGCCCTCGAAGACGTGGAGCTCGGCTTCCGCCTCAGGAACGCGGGGTACCATCTGGTGCGGCTCCCGACCGTCGCCGCAGCCCACCCCTTCGGCGACGGGCTGCCAGAGCTGCGTCGCCGGTGGCGCAGCGGCTACTACTTCGGCCGCGGACAGGTCCTGCGCAAGTGGTCTCGATCCCCGCGGATGGTCTCGCGCGTGTGTCACTACTCTCGACTCTACGCAGCGATGGCCGGCTGGACGGCGCTCGGAATCCTCGCGACCGGTTCGCTGGGGCCGGTCGGGCTTCTGGCGTGGTGCTGTGTGACGGCGGCGCTGATCGGCGTCTGTCTCCGGCTCAAGGGGCGGACCTGGGTCGAAAACAAGTCGATATCGCTCGTTCCCGTCTGGGCGGGCGCACTCGTCGGCTTCCTCGGCCCGCACCCGCCGCCGTCTGCCTATCCGGTCGGACAGGTCGAGCTGGTTGCGACGCCGACCGAGCGGACTTCCGGAGCGGTCGGAGGGATTCGATGA
- a CDS encoding polysaccharide biosynthesis C-terminal domain-containing protein: MDRSLTEAFSALFSAKLATSVISIVSLPIVVRELGTTGYGDYAFLISSFSLYMILVSSGVTEGVQKFVAEERPDDRWHEHVVGFYLRLTLGLGAVGAVVVGVASASGLPNRLLGAPFSYYFALLALLVVAAQLRAFTRRTLMGLGLERYSEPLRVATKLTWVGLGLGLAALGLGVDAFLISNIAGATLLAVVGLAVIARRLSVSAILRGPPDDFPTRELLSFNGLNIVLVLLLLSLFHVDVVMMRLLTDGGQTGQYRAALAIAEYVWFVPLSLQTLLLHSSSRLWAERRFERLTDIASRITRYVWLLVSLMAIGLFVLADAAIPLYFGPEFTDTVGPLLVLLPGTIGFALARPLYAINQGSGRLRIPIVATGGAAGINVVLNAALIPAYGMIGAAAATSVGYGSMFAFHVACARYLGYRPLDDLRLPSLVGTVAVAAPVIYAVDAVLVGDYLSLAVVPVVGAVVYTIVAVAFGAVTVDELRSVTGALPAPVGPRLRALLPGSDR, encoded by the coding sequence GTGGATCGGTCGCTAACCGAGGCGTTCAGCGCACTGTTCAGTGCCAAGCTGGCGACTTCGGTCATCAGTATCGTCTCCTTACCGATCGTCGTCCGGGAGCTGGGGACGACCGGGTACGGGGACTACGCCTTCCTCATCTCCTCGTTCAGCCTCTACATGATCCTCGTTAGCTCCGGTGTCACGGAAGGCGTCCAGAAGTTCGTCGCCGAAGAGCGCCCGGACGACCGCTGGCACGAACACGTCGTCGGCTTCTACCTCCGACTGACCCTCGGACTCGGGGCGGTCGGTGCCGTCGTCGTCGGCGTGGCCAGCGCGAGCGGGCTGCCGAACCGCCTGCTCGGTGCTCCGTTCTCCTACTACTTCGCATTGCTTGCGCTGCTGGTCGTCGCCGCACAGCTCCGGGCGTTCACGCGCCGGACGCTGATGGGGCTCGGTCTGGAGCGCTACTCCGAGCCCCTCCGGGTCGCGACGAAGCTCACCTGGGTCGGACTCGGACTCGGGCTAGCCGCCCTCGGGCTCGGCGTCGACGCCTTCCTCATCTCGAACATCGCCGGTGCGACGCTGCTCGCCGTCGTCGGTCTCGCGGTGATCGCCCGCCGACTGTCGGTGTCTGCCATCCTCCGCGGGCCCCCGGACGACTTCCCCACCAGAGAACTGCTCTCGTTCAACGGGCTCAACATCGTCCTCGTGCTCCTCTTGCTGTCGCTGTTCCACGTCGACGTGGTGATGATGCGGCTCCTGACCGACGGCGGACAGACGGGACAGTACAGGGCCGCTCTGGCGATCGCAGAGTACGTCTGGTTCGTTCCGCTCTCTCTCCAGACGCTGCTCTTGCACTCCAGCTCCAGACTGTGGGCCGAGCGTCGGTTCGAACGTCTCACCGACATCGCCTCTCGAATCACGCGCTACGTCTGGCTGCTCGTGTCCCTGATGGCGATCGGTCTGTTCGTCCTGGCCGACGCGGCGATCCCGCTGTACTTCGGTCCCGAGTTCACCGACACCGTCGGGCCGCTGCTGGTCCTGTTGCCCGGGACGATCGGCTTCGCGCTGGCCCGCCCGCTGTACGCCATCAACCAGGGGAGCGGTCGCCTCCGAATCCCGATCGTCGCCACGGGCGGGGCTGCCGGTATCAACGTCGTCCTCAACGCGGCGCTGATTCCGGCCTACGGGATGATCGGCGCTGCGGCCGCCACCAGCGTCGGCTACGGTTCGATGTTCGCCTTCCACGTCGCCTGTGCGCGGTATCTGGGGTATCGACCGCTGGACGATCTCCGGCTCCCGTCGCTGGTCGGGACCGTGGCCGTCGCCGCTCCCGTCATCTACGCCGTCGACGCCGTTCTCGTCGGCGACTACCTCTCTCTCGCGGTGGTCCCGGTCGTCGGTGCAGTCGTCTACACGATCGTCGCCGTGGCGTTCGGTGCGGTGACCGTCGACGAACTCCGGTCGGTCACCGGCGCGCTGCCCGCACCGGTCGGTCCTCGGCTCCGGGCGCTCTTGCCGGGGTCGGACCGGTGA
- a CDS encoding HTH domain-containing protein — MSETPYSEWWSNHSERVEASEDVRVDVFVRSLGAPTPSQTTQSAVLERLDGLEERDRIDRFTVQVWGDRLYTGERCSQSPVGRYLHNKIEEFERWADGYPEVELPFEQTHCESFVTDETFDCVKLPRICLATYVDGELTGVVPSQFEEVDMTVHSYLTGLAELASDPLAATERGEVKSVGSL; from the coding sequence ATGTCAGAGACACCGTACAGTGAGTGGTGGTCGAATCACAGCGAGCGCGTCGAAGCGAGTGAGGACGTTCGCGTCGACGTGTTCGTGCGGTCGCTGGGGGCACCGACGCCCTCCCAGACGACGCAGTCGGCCGTTCTCGAACGCCTCGACGGACTGGAGGAACGGGACAGGATCGATCGGTTCACCGTGCAGGTGTGGGGCGATCGTCTCTACACGGGGGAACGCTGTTCCCAGTCGCCGGTCGGGCGATACCTGCACAACAAGATCGAGGAGTTCGAACGCTGGGCAGACGGCTACCCCGAGGTCGAACTTCCCTTCGAACAGACGCACTGTGAATCGTTCGTCACCGACGAGACGTTCGACTGCGTCAAGCTCCCGCGGATCTGTCTGGCGACGTACGTCGACGGCGAACTCACGGGAGTCGTCCCGAGCCAGTTCGAGGAAGTAGACATGACGGTCCACTCGTATCTGACGGGGCTGGCCGAACTCGCGAGCGATCCCCTGGCTGCCACAGAGCGGGGCGAGGTGAAGTCTGTGGGCAGTCTCTGA